Proteins encoded by one window of Polaribacter haliotis:
- a CDS encoding helix-turn-helix and ligand-binding sensor domain-containing protein: MHRYLLLISQKNIFFILLLFLSFCTVAQTLHSDVTNYSINQYNAENQNWGIDINDKGVIFAANNKGLLKYNGQIWKLYQLPNKTIIRSVLCSNDRIYTGSYEEFGFWKKDEFGDYKYTSLIPLFDKNHQFANDEFWQIINYKNNIIFWSFSGLYIYDGEKIITINDSENILNSVVYKGKLIVTSLQKGLRELKGNKLIPHKLSDDYKKINQLATINDKLFLYDEDKGAVIYASNKKTNISKELNNLLETSVLNKVSFINSNQLLLGTIKNGALLYSINDQNIEVINVKSGLQNNTILNQKVRKNNIWLALDNGIAKIKVKNSNKFYKDFSGTIGTVYDMAYLKSKLYIASNTGLYTFVDNKLELVKKTEGHIWDLFIVDDYLICSHNFGTFIFKDEKLVFRNSNNGGIYTSKKAKKIKNAFLQGTYIGLNLLKKENNIWSSQIVKDISFPVENIEFESDSIIWATHPYKGIFRIKLNNDYSAVTNIESFGENENFKDYKTKIFTIHNTIAFYNNKKWFTYSKENNSIEEFKELQQFNGKNFIGNDKNGLWFIDQNKDVLYINKDNKRVSYINSSQIKERLLINYEKIIIRNDSLRLINLNDGFTQFNLKNYSTKKEEIEIPEIERIYTQKNSFSTQDSILKIPYKEAKIISLDFFTPNSYENKNSFSVTGRINSNGTVDNGQIKLQNLKYGNYTINIINENSDSTNDNQKSRKIFLEVLPPWYLSIWMKLLYFSLLIASYFIFRKVNNLKFRKKQIKIQKELVRDTQKKIHKIEKENLKKEVNSKKRVLAAITASIIKKNEIIIILRNELNRLSKTFPDQYISKKLLKVANESISNNRDWKMFEDSFNELHEDFFKKLVSEYPKLTSKDLKLCAYIKTGHTSKEIAPLMGISLRGVELHRYRLRKKINLTKSKSIFDFLITI, encoded by the coding sequence ATGCATAGATACCTTCTATTAATCTCCCAGAAAAATATTTTTTTTATTTTACTTCTTTTTTTAAGCTTTTGTACAGTAGCACAAACGTTACATTCAGATGTAACTAATTATTCTATTAACCAATACAATGCAGAGAATCAAAATTGGGGAATAGACATAAACGATAAAGGTGTAATTTTTGCAGCAAATAACAAAGGTCTTTTAAAATACAATGGGCAAATCTGGAAACTTTATCAACTGCCCAATAAAACTATTATTAGATCTGTTCTATGTTCTAATGATAGAATATATACTGGTTCTTATGAAGAATTTGGATTTTGGAAAAAAGATGAATTTGGCGATTACAAGTACACTTCTTTAATTCCTCTTTTTGATAAAAATCATCAATTTGCAAATGATGAATTTTGGCAAATTATAAATTATAAAAACAATATTATTTTTTGGTCATTTAGTGGTTTGTACATTTATGATGGAGAAAAAATAATTACAATTAATGATAGTGAAAACATTTTAAACTCTGTTGTATACAAAGGCAAACTAATTGTTACGAGCTTGCAAAAAGGATTAAGAGAATTAAAAGGAAATAAGCTAATACCACATAAATTATCTGATGATTATAAAAAAATAAATCAGTTAGCTACAATTAACGATAAGTTGTTTTTATATGATGAAGATAAAGGAGCTGTAATATATGCTTCTAATAAAAAAACAAACATCTCTAAAGAGTTGAATAACCTATTAGAAACATCTGTTTTAAATAAAGTTTCTTTTATAAATAGTAATCAACTTTTATTGGGTACTATAAAAAATGGAGCACTACTCTACTCTATTAATGACCAAAATATTGAGGTAATAAATGTAAAATCTGGCTTACAAAACAATACAATTCTAAATCAAAAAGTAAGAAAAAATAATATCTGGTTGGCATTAGATAATGGTATTGCCAAAATTAAAGTGAAAAATTCTAATAAATTCTATAAAGATTTTTCAGGCACAATAGGTACTGTTTATGATATGGCATACCTTAAAAGTAAATTATATATAGCAAGTAATACTGGTCTCTATACTTTTGTTGATAATAAGTTAGAATTGGTAAAAAAAACAGAGGGGCATATATGGGATTTATTTATTGTTGATGATTACTTAATTTGCTCACATAACTTTGGAACATTTATATTTAAAGATGAAAAATTAGTTTTCAGAAATTCTAACAATGGAGGTATTTATACTTCCAAAAAGGCAAAAAAAATTAAAAATGCATTTCTTCAAGGCACATATATTGGGCTAAATCTCTTAAAAAAAGAAAATAATATTTGGAGTTCTCAAATTGTTAAAGACATATCATTCCCTGTTGAAAATATCGAATTTGAATCCGATTCGATAATCTGGGCAACACACCCATATAAAGGAATTTTCAGAATTAAATTAAATAACGATTATAGTGCTGTTACTAATATTGAATCGTTTGGGGAAAATGAAAATTTTAAAGATTATAAAACAAAAATTTTTACAATTCATAATACTATTGCCTTCTATAATAATAAGAAGTGGTTTACTTACTCTAAAGAAAATAATAGTATAGAAGAGTTTAAAGAACTACAACAATTCAATGGTAAAAACTTTATTGGCAATGACAAAAATGGTTTATGGTTTATAGACCAAAACAAAGATGTTTTATACATAAATAAAGACAATAAAAGAGTTTCTTATATTAATTCTTCTCAAATAAAGGAAAGACTACTTATTAATTATGAAAAAATAATTATAAGAAACGATTCTTTAAGATTAATTAATTTGAATGATGGTTTTACGCAATTCAATTTAAAAAATTACAGTACCAAAAAAGAGGAAATAGAGATACCAGAAATAGAGAGAATATATACTCAAAAAAATAGTTTTTCCACTCAAGATAGTATTTTAAAAATTCCTTACAAAGAAGCAAAAATTATTTCTTTAGATTTTTTTACACCTAATTCTTATGAGAATAAGAACTCTTTTTCTGTTACTGGGAGAATTAATTCTAATGGAACTGTAGATAATGGGCAAATTAAGCTTCAAAATTTAAAATATGGTAATTATACCATCAATATAATAAATGAAAATAGTGATAGTACTAATGACAATCAGAAATCAAGAAAAATATTTTTAGAAGTTTTACCTCCTTGGTATTTGTCTATTTGGATGAAACTTTTATACTTTTCATTATTAATAGCTTCTTACTTTATTTTTAGAAAAGTAAATAATTTAAAATTTAGAAAAAAACAAATTAAAATTCAAAAAGAACTTGTAAGAGATACACAAAAGAAGATTCATAAAATTGAAAAAGAGAATCTTAAAAAAGAAGTAAATAGTAAAAAAAGAGTATTGGCAGCAATAACAGCTTCAATTATAAAAAAGAACGAAATTATTATTATTTTAAGAAATGAACTAAATAGATTATCGAAAACATTCCCAGATCAATATATATCAAAAAAGTTATTAAAAGTAGCAAATGAATCTATCAGCAACAACAGAGATTGGAAAATGTTTGAAGACAGTTTTAATGAATTACATGAAGATTTCTTTAAAAAATTAGTTTCAGAATACCCTAAACTAACAAGTAAAGATTTAAAACTTTGTGCATACATTAAAACTGGGCATACTTCTAAAGAAATTGCTCCTTTAATGGGAATTAGTTTAAGAGGTGTAGAATTGCATAGATATCGATTGCGAAAAAAAATTAACCTTACAAAAAGTAAAAGCATTTTTGATTTTCTAATTACCATCTAA
- a CDS encoding T9SS type A sorting domain-containing protein: MKKIVLLLALISYSAFNAQCADPVITNFECSPPSYTSFGALTSVINPFSEDINTSANVGQYTDDGTAAFDNLTFDKGAAIDFSTNNILKFKIYSTKLVPLVVKLEGGATSTPLETPITIDVTGSWVEYTVDLSSQSAEDHQKIVFFFNFNKTDGTATDIYYLDDIRWEAATTSTDPIVTDFESTKPSQGGFPNNKLTIVSNHVSSGINTTASIGKYKDDGTNGFDGLIFDYGSAINLATNNILKIKLYTPTSIQILAKLEGGSTAREIFSPFSIDNGPVNSWIEFTFDFSAYANNASGGDGNTKIVLFVNAAVTSGTPSDIYYLDDIIWTNKTTWTGTASTDWSSPGNWNGGVPSATSEVVIPDVANDPIIGEFTSTGAVTGNITTNNVLTIASGSSLIVNGIATGEVTYKRNLITPALTGDAAADKLAGWHLVGSPVNGQAYNNSYANTNIIATSGTKRGIATYNNALASGNWSYLENNDSNSGTFATATGYTMKTTMSSDVSFTGTVNTVGVDKGITVGAGTPFNLLSNPFTSYINSGSFLNLTANSDKLTSKTIWVWNSSTKNYDAKVSGDAFKLAPGQGFFVSSSATGDVTFEKSIQSHESTGIFLRSEPKPKVELNITDGTLNRYAKIYYNALATKGFDNGFDGETFGGAKNKFDVFTQLLENNLGKNYQIQALPNTNLESNIIPVGIKAEAGKEITFSVKALSLPSNIKVFLEDRITNTFTRLDEDNSNYKVTLSNNLNGIGRFYVHTTQSALSVANVTLESISIYKSDASNLRIVGLPKGNTSIKLFNILGKQIMNSSFESNGVKDITLPKTANGIYIVQLFTEAGQLNKKIILE; this comes from the coding sequence ATGAAAAAAATAGTACTTCTATTAGCACTTATTTCTTACAGTGCTTTTAACGCACAATGTGCAGACCCAGTTATTACAAATTTTGAATGCTCACCTCCTTCTTACACATCTTTTGGAGCATTAACTTCTGTAATAAACCCATTTTCTGAAGATATTAATACCAGTGCAAATGTTGGTCAATACACAGATGATGGTACAGCAGCTTTTGATAATTTAACTTTTGATAAAGGAGCTGCCATCGATTTTTCAACAAATAATATCTTAAAATTTAAAATATATTCTACAAAATTAGTTCCATTAGTAGTAAAATTAGAAGGTGGAGCAACTTCAACACCTTTAGAAACACCTATAACAATTGATGTAACTGGTTCTTGGGTAGAATATACCGTAGATTTAAGCAGTCAAAGTGCAGAAGATCATCAAAAAATAGTTTTCTTTTTTAACTTTAATAAAACTGATGGAACTGCTACTGACATTTATTATTTAGATGATATTAGATGGGAAGCAGCTACTACAAGTACAGACCCAATTGTAACAGATTTTGAAAGTACGAAGCCTTCTCAAGGAGGTTTCCCTAACAACAAGTTAACCATAGTATCTAACCATGTTTCATCTGGTATTAATACTACTGCTTCTATTGGTAAATATAAAGATGATGGTACTAATGGTTTTGATGGTTTAATTTTCGACTATGGTTCTGCTATAAATTTAGCTACAAATAATATTTTAAAAATTAAATTATATACTCCTACATCTATTCAAATTTTGGCAAAATTAGAAGGTGGATCAACTGCAAGAGAAATATTTTCTCCTTTCAGTATAGATAATGGGCCTGTTAATTCTTGGATAGAATTTACTTTTGATTTTAGTGCATATGCAAACAACGCAAGTGGAGGCGATGGAAATACAAAAATAGTTTTATTTGTAAACGCAGCTGTAACTAGCGGAACACCTTCAGACATTTATTATTTAGATGATATTATTTGGACTAACAAAACCACTTGGACAGGAACTGCGAGTACAGATTGGTCTTCTCCAGGAAACTGGAATGGAGGTGTACCATCAGCAACATCTGAAGTAGTAATTCCCGATGTAGCAAACGACCCAATTATTGGTGAATTTACTTCTACTGGAGCAGTAACAGGTAACATAACAACTAACAATGTACTAACAATTGCTAGTGGAAGTTCTTTAATTGTAAACGGTATTGCTACAGGAGAAGTAACTTATAAAAGAAATCTTATAACGCCTGCATTAACTGGTGATGCTGCTGCAGATAAATTAGCAGGTTGGCATTTGGTAGGTTCTCCAGTAAACGGACAAGCCTATAATAACTCGTACGCAAATACAAATATTATTGCAACTTCTGGAACAAAAAGAGGTATTGCAACGTATAATAATGCTCTAGCATCAGGTAATTGGTCTTATTTAGAAAATAATGATAGTAATAGTGGAACTTTTGCAACAGCAACTGGTTATACAATGAAAACTACTATGTCTTCAGATGTATCATTTACAGGAACAGTTAATACTGTTGGAGTCGATAAAGGAATTACTGTTGGCGCTGGTACGCCCTTCAATTTATTGAGCAACCCTTTTACTTCTTATATAAATAGTGGTTCTTTTTTGAATTTAACTGCAAATTCAGATAAACTTACAAGCAAAACAATTTGGGTTTGGAATTCTTCAACAAAAAATTATGATGCTAAAGTTTCTGGTGATGCTTTTAAATTAGCTCCAGGGCAAGGATTTTTTGTAAGCAGCTCTGCTACTGGAGATGTAACTTTTGAAAAAAGTATACAAAGTCATGAAAGTACAGGTATATTTTTAAGATCTGAACCTAAACCAAAAGTTGAATTGAATATTACAGATGGAACTCTTAACAGGTATGCAAAAATATACTACAATGCTTTAGCTACTAAAGGTTTTGATAATGGTTTTGATGGCGAAACTTTTGGGGGTGCTAAAAATAAATTTGATGTATTTACACAATTATTAGAAAATAATCTAGGCAAAAATTATCAAATTCAAGCTTTACCTAATACTAATTTAGAATCTAATATAATTCCTGTAGGAATTAAAGCAGAAGCTGGAAAAGAAATTACTTTTTCCGTTAAAGCATTAAGCTTACCTTCTAATATTAAAGTGTTTTTAGAAGACAGAATTACTAATACATTTACACGTTTAGATGAAGATAATAGCAATTACAAAGTTACTTTATCTAATAATTTAAACGGAATTGGTAGGTTTTATGTTCATACAACTCAAAGTGCGTTAAGTGTTGCTAATGTAACTTTAGAAAGTATAAGCATCTATAAATCTGATGCAAGTAATTTAAGAATCGTTGGTTTACCAAAAGGAAATACAAGTATTAAACTGTTTAATATTCTTGGGAAACAAATAATGAATTCTTCATTTGAATCTAATGGAGTAAAAGACATTACTTTACCAAAAACAGCAAATGGAATTTATATTGTTCAGTTATTTACAGAAGCTGGTCAGTTAAACAAAAAAATTATTTTAGAATAA
- a CDS encoding glycoside hydrolase family 3 N-terminal domain-containing protein gives MTKISKKTESTSPTFINSNIEEKVKQLMSEMTLDEKIGQTVMYASEMDVTGPVLDANYLEYIKKGEVGAVLNASGVYYVRKIQKLAVENSRLQIPLLFGFDVIHGYKTIFPIPLAESCSWDLDLMEETAQIAATESSAAGLHWTFAPMVDISRDARWGRIAEGAGEDVYLGSLIAKARVRGFQGDLESTNNILACAKHFAGYGAAQAGRDYHTVDMSDIELRNTHLPPFKAALDEGVATFMTAFNELNGVPATGNKYLLDTILRKEWNFKGFVVTDYTSITEMIAHGYAENLKHAGEIAINAGSDMDMQSGAYKNHLKEYLNEEKLDEERLNEAVKSILRMKFKLGLFDDPYRFCDENKEKQLILCEEHLKSATEAAKKSVVLLKNKDRVLPLKKTSKIALIGPLANDTHHILGTWAAFGRENKNIISIKEELENKNIDFKYAKGCEVLEENREGFQNAITIAEKSDVVVMVMGETENMSGEAACRTNIKLPGLQQELIAEIKKTRKPIILVLMNGRPLDLSWEDKTVDAILETWFLGTNCATAITEVLYGAYNPSGKLTVTFPRNVGQVPLFYNQKNTGRPTNVPNADPRYTSKYLDVANSPLYPFGYGLSYTEFTYSKVTLDSNTLFSNSSIKASVTITNTGDYDGEEIVQLYIKDVIGSITRPIKELKGFKKITLKKGEAKTVQFEITAELLKFYNQEQAFVCEEGEFQLFIAGNSDHQFTNTFFFK, from the coding sequence ATGACTAAAATCAGCAAAAAAACAGAATCCACCTCTCCTACTTTTATCAATTCTAACATAGAAGAAAAAGTAAAACAACTAATGTCTGAAATGACTTTAGATGAAAAAATAGGGCAAACAGTTATGTATGCTAGTGAAATGGATGTTACAGGACCTGTTTTAGATGCAAATTATTTAGAATATATTAAAAAAGGAGAAGTTGGAGCTGTACTAAATGCTTCAGGAGTTTATTACGTTAGAAAGATTCAAAAATTAGCCGTAGAAAACTCTAGATTACAAATTCCATTACTTTTTGGTTTTGATGTAATTCATGGTTACAAAACTATCTTTCCAATTCCGTTAGCAGAATCTTGTAGTTGGGATTTAGATTTAATGGAAGAAACTGCACAAATAGCAGCTACAGAATCTTCAGCAGCAGGTCTACATTGGACTTTTGCTCCTATGGTTGATATATCTAGAGATGCAAGATGGGGCAGAATTGCAGAAGGAGCTGGAGAAGATGTCTATTTAGGAAGCCTTATAGCAAAAGCAAGAGTTAGAGGTTTTCAAGGAGATTTAGAGTCAACCAATAATATTTTAGCGTGCGCAAAACATTTTGCTGGTTATGGTGCAGCACAAGCTGGTAGAGACTATCATACTGTAGATATGTCTGATATTGAATTAAGAAACACACATTTACCCCCTTTTAAAGCTGCATTAGATGAAGGTGTTGCAACTTTTATGACAGCTTTTAACGAATTAAATGGAGTACCAGCAACAGGAAATAAATATTTGTTAGATACAATTTTAAGAAAAGAATGGAACTTTAAAGGTTTTGTAGTAACAGATTACACCTCTATTACAGAAATGATTGCTCATGGTTATGCAGAAAACTTAAAGCATGCTGGAGAAATAGCAATAAATGCAGGTTCAGATATGGACATGCAAAGTGGCGCTTATAAAAATCATCTAAAAGAATATTTAAACGAAGAAAAGTTAGATGAAGAGCGATTAAATGAAGCTGTTAAGAGTATTTTAAGAATGAAATTTAAATTGGGTTTATTTGATGATCCATATAGATTTTGTGACGAAAACAAAGAAAAACAACTCATTTTATGTGAAGAACATCTAAAATCGGCTACTGAAGCTGCAAAAAAATCTGTTGTATTATTAAAAAATAAGGACAGGGTTTTACCATTAAAAAAAACTTCTAAAATAGCACTTATTGGCCCTCTTGCAAATGACACACATCATATTTTAGGTACCTGGGCAGCATTTGGTCGAGAAAATAAAAACATCATCAGTATAAAAGAAGAGCTCGAAAATAAAAACATCGACTTTAAATATGCAAAAGGATGTGAGGTTTTAGAGGAAAACAGAGAAGGTTTTCAAAATGCAATTACTATCGCAGAAAAATCTGATGTGGTAGTAATGGTTATGGGAGAAACTGAAAATATGAGCGGAGAAGCTGCTTGTAGAACCAACATAAAACTACCAGGCTTACAGCAAGAATTAATTGCTGAAATAAAAAAAACAAGAAAACCTATAATATTAGTTCTAATGAATGGAAGACCATTAGATCTTTCTTGGGAAGATAAAACTGTAGACGCCATTTTAGAAACTTGGTTTTTAGGTACAAACTGCGCTACTGCAATAACAGAAGTACTTTATGGTGCTTACAATCCTTCAGGAAAATTAACCGTTACTTTTCCAAGAAATGTTGGTCAAGTTCCTCTTTTTTACAATCAAAAAAATACTGGTAGACCCACCAATGTTCCAAATGCAGACCCAAGATATACCTCTAAATATTTAGATGTAGCAAACAGCCCCTTATACCCTTTTGGCTATGGATTAAGTTACACAGAATTCACATATAGCAAAGTAACATTAGACTCCAATACTCTTTTTTCTAATTCATCTATAAAAGCATCTGTAACAATTACTAACACTGGTGATTATGATGGAGAAGAAATAGTGCAACTTTATATAAAAGATGTAATTGGTAGTATTACAAGACCTATAAAAGAACTGAAGGGTTTTAAAAAAATAACTTTAAAAAAGGGGGAAGCAAAAACGGTTCAATTTGAAATAACAGCAGAGCTTCTAAAATTTTACAATCAAGAACAAGCTTTTGTTTGTGAAGAGGGTGAATTTCAACTTTTTATTGCAGGAAATTCTGATCATCAATTTACAAATACATTTTTTTTTAAATAA
- a CDS encoding glucoamylase family protein translates to MILSKTFFFSKLNIIIVFIGIILSVSSCKQNEKKSAVSQKISFENLLDTVQKKTFNYFWDFAEEKSGLARERSHEDAFDGESKNIVTTGGTGLGIASFPTAVTRGWITRKEAINRLEKILTFLEKSEKYHGAFSHWYFADSNKTRPFSDLDDGGDIVETALLLQGLLINRQYFSEENTTENQIRNRITAIWEAVEWNWYTQGKKSISWHWSVKNGFKANLPVSGWNEALIVYVLAAASPTHSIDKETYTNGWARNGNMKNGKSFYDYNLPLGEDFGGPLFLSQYSFLGLDPRNLKDDFCDNYFEQNKTHSLINYEYCKENPKNFKGYSENSWGLTASDNYNGYSAHSPTNDLGVITPTAALSSFPYTPNESRKALEHFYYNLNDKIWGKYGFYDAFSEQQNWFSKGYLAIDQGPIVAMIENYRTQQLWNLFMSDTDVKSGLKKLGFSSPKI, encoded by the coding sequence ATGATTTTAAGTAAGACTTTCTTTTTTTCAAAATTGAATATTATAATCGTATTTATCGGAATAATATTATCTGTAAGTAGTTGCAAACAAAACGAGAAAAAAAGTGCTGTTAGTCAAAAAATTTCTTTTGAAAACTTATTAGATACTGTTCAAAAGAAAACGTTTAATTATTTCTGGGATTTTGCAGAAGAAAAAAGTGGTCTTGCAAGAGAAAGATCTCATGAAGATGCTTTTGATGGAGAGTCTAAAAACATAGTTACAACTGGTGGTACTGGTTTAGGTATTGCTTCTTTTCCTACTGCAGTTACAAGAGGTTGGATAACAAGAAAAGAAGCTATAAATAGATTAGAGAAAATCTTAACATTTTTAGAAAAGTCAGAAAAATATCATGGCGCATTTTCTCACTGGTATTTTGCAGACTCTAATAAAACACGTCCTTTTAGTGATTTAGATGATGGTGGAGACATTGTGGAAACCGCACTTTTATTGCAAGGGCTTCTTATTAACAGACAATATTTTTCAGAAGAAAATACAACTGAAAACCAAATTAGAAATAGAATTACTGCTATTTGGGAAGCTGTAGAATGGAACTGGTATACACAAGGTAAAAAAAGTATTTCTTGGCATTGGTCTGTAAAAAATGGCTTTAAAGCGAACCTACCTGTGAGTGGATGGAATGAAGCATTAATTGTCTACGTGTTAGCAGCTGCATCCCCAACTCATTCCATAGACAAAGAAACCTATACAAATGGTTGGGCAAGAAACGGAAACATGAAAAACGGAAAATCTTTTTATGACTATAATTTGCCTTTAGGAGAAGATTTTGGAGGCCCACTATTTCTATCTCAATATTCTTTTTTAGGTTTAGACCCGAGAAATTTAAAAGATGATTTCTGTGATAATTATTTCGAGCAAAATAAAACTCATTCATTAATCAATTATGAATATTGTAAAGAGAATCCTAAAAACTTTAAGGGATATAGTGAAAACTCTTGGGGGTTAACAGCCAGTGATAATTACAATGGATATTCTGCACATAGCCCAACAAATGATTTAGGCGTAATTACACCAACTGCAGCTTTATCTTCTTTTCCATACACACCAAACGAATCAAGAAAGGCTTTAGAACATTTTTATTACAATTTAAATGATAAAATTTGGGGTAAATATGGTTTTTATGATGCTTTTTCAGAACAACAAAATTGGTTTTCTAAAGGATATTTGGCCATTGATCAAGGACCAATTGTGGCAATGATAGAAAATTACAGAACACAACAACTTTGGAATTTATTTATGAGTGACACAGATGTAAAATCTGGATTAAAAAAGTTAGGTTTTTCAAGCCCGAAAATTTAA
- a CDS encoding glucoamylase family protein: MKFTENIKVQYIISCFLFLAVALGCTETAIDPPPPDVEAIFERPVKEIPFEELLDEVQQRTFNYFWDFAEPISGLARERSQEEALDGESKRVITMGGSGFGLSAFPIAVERGWQTKTKVIERLQKVLTFLEGAEKYHGAFSHWYFGDTGITRPFSAQDDGGDLVETAFLIQGLLINREYFSGNNDDEKDIRDRITAIWEGVEWDWYARNEKIITWHWSKTHEFAINLKVRGWNEGLIVYVLAASSPTHSIDKETYINGWASNGAMKNGNTYFDIKLPLGPQKGGPLFFSQYSFIGLNPTNLTDQFANYFEQNRAHSLINYNHCKENPNGYKGYGGDSWGLTASDDFNGYAVHEPENDIGVITPTAALSAFPYTPVESKKAIEYFYYKQNAKLWGDYGFYDAFSETNSWYSDGYLAIDQGPIVCMIENYRTQLLWNLFMQNQEIKDGLTKLGFTY, encoded by the coding sequence ATGAAATTTACAGAAAACATAAAAGTACAATATATAATAAGCTGTTTTTTATTTTTAGCAGTAGCTTTAGGCTGTACAGAAACTGCTATTGATCCACCACCACCAGATGTAGAAGCCATATTTGAGCGTCCTGTAAAAGAAATTCCTTTTGAGGAGTTATTAGATGAAGTACAACAACGTACATTCAATTATTTTTGGGATTTTGCAGAACCAATTAGTGGTTTAGCAAGAGAACGCTCACAAGAAGAAGCTTTAGATGGGGAATCTAAAAGAGTTATTACAATGGGAGGCTCTGGTTTTGGTCTTTCTGCATTTCCAATTGCAGTAGAAAGAGGTTGGCAAACAAAAACTAAAGTAATCGAACGTTTACAAAAAGTGCTTACCTTTTTAGAAGGAGCAGAAAAATACCATGGTGCATTTTCTCACTGGTATTTTGGTGATACTGGTATTACTCGTCCATTTAGCGCACAAGATGATGGAGGAGATCTTGTAGAAACTGCATTTTTAATACAAGGTTTATTAATTAATAGAGAATATTTCTCTGGAAATAATGACGATGAAAAAGATATTAGAGATAGAATTACCGCTATTTGGGAAGGAGTAGAATGGGATTGGTATGCAAGAAATGAAAAAATAATAACATGGCATTGGTCTAAAACTCACGAATTTGCAATTAATTTAAAAGTAAGAGGTTGGAACGAAGGATTAATAGTTTATGTTTTAGCAGCCTCTTCACCTACACATTCAATTGATAAAGAAACATATATAAATGGCTGGGCTTCTAATGGAGCTATGAAAAATGGAAATACTTATTTCGATATAAAACTTCCTTTAGGACCACAAAAAGGAGGGCCTTTATTTTTCTCTCAATATTCTTTTATTGGTCTAAATCCAACAAATTTAACAGATCAGTTTGCTAATTATTTTGAACAAAACAGGGCACATTCATTAATTAATTACAATCACTGCAAAGAAAATCCAAATGGCTACAAAGGTTATGGAGGAGATAGTTGGGGATTAACTGCAAGTGATGATTTTAATGGTTACGCAGTGCATGAACCAGAAAATGACATTGGCGTTATAACACCAACAGCAGCATTATCTGCTTTTCCATACACTCCTGTAGAATCTAAAAAAGCGATAGAATACTTCTATTATAAACAAAATGCAAAACTTTGGGGAGATTATGGTTTTTATGATGCTTTTTCAGAAACCAACTCATGGTATTCAGATGGTTATTTAGCTATTGACCAAGGACCAATTGTTTGTATGATAGAAAACTACAGAACTCAATTACTTTGGAATCTTTTTATGCAAAATCAAGAAATTAAAGATGGTTTAACAAAATTAGGTTTTACATATTAA